In Choloepus didactylus isolate mChoDid1 chromosome X, mChoDid1.pri, whole genome shotgun sequence, a genomic segment contains:
- the RTL3 gene encoding LOW QUALITY PROTEIN: retrotransposon Gag-like protein 3 (The sequence of the model RefSeq protein was modified relative to this genomic sequence to represent the inferred CDS: inserted 3 bases in 3 codons; deleted 2 bases in 2 codons; substituted 3 bases at 3 genomic stop codons), with translation MWHSLPSAEVLEEHRWDKQTDKPNSFQQKVVEDLAASCIALKLENEILQAQVQQLMEENSALQAQXPELQEPRAAKEDEPFLKPSETQDPPPQHHTHPGHLFSPAAWELQEPPGVKEPQKPTELQELPAAWEPPEAQEPQKTPITQDFQKPLEFPTVPEFMELQATQEPQESPEAEKQQKHPVLQETNKSPPAMGTQDPPATQDVPADQEPKNSEPKYPPNIQELQDTPQCQETLAYQKPLEFSSPQEFLESQVPQEPLDSLESQEFLEFSAPQKSLEGLIAVETSKAPEVPQVPSGLQAAAFLQNTLDFNEDAQKLPEFLVQXNSYVRVRVHQYLTEAALVSFIGNCFPCEAGRWFQPLVDIQSPLMKQFEILIRVFQDTFDNPENMQDANYCIHQLCQGEDLVQQYATHFHXIAQELNYDQSTFCVQFQESFARSIRXLSHISPASNLSDLITMCISLEEKLNGKPVHNPFQTNNFEEIDGPESPPAEYQTVQAAGNCPYLSKAEWACHLXSHLLLYCGXPGHFARVGLVKPYHTMQAGTIKGWW, from the exons atgtggcacagcctccCCTCAGCAGAGGTACTGGAAGAGCACCGCTGGGATAAG CAGACTGACAAACCAAATTCATTTCAACAAAAGGTGGTAGAGGACTTAGCAGCCTCCTGTATTGCTCTGAAGTTGGAAAATGAAATTCTACAGGCCCAAGTGCAGCAGCTGATGGAAGAAAATTCTGCTCTTCAGGCCC ATCCAGAGCTCCAGGAGCCCAGAGCAGCCAAGGAGGATGAACCATTCCTGAAGCCCTCAGAGACCCAGGAcccacccccccaacac cacacacacccaggacATTTGTTTTCCCCAGCAGCCTGGGAACTCCAAGAACCCCCAGGGGTCAAGGAACCCCAGAAGCCCACAGAACTCCAGGAGCTTCCAGCAGCTTGGGAGCCCCCAGAAGCCCAGGAACCTCAGAAGACCCCAATCACCCAAGATTTCCAGAAGCCTCTAGAGTTCCCAACAGTCCCAGAATTCATGGAGCTTCAAGCAACCCAGGAGCCCCAGGA ATCCCCAGAGGCTGAGAAGCAACAGAAGCACCCAGTGCTCCAGGAAACCAACAAATCCCCACCAGCCATGGGAACCCAAGATCCTCCAGCAACCCAGGATGTCCCAGCAGACCAGGAGCCCAAGAATTCAGAACCCAAGTATCCCCCAAATATCCAAGAGCTCCAGGATACTCCACAATGCCAGGAGACTTTGGCATACCAGAAGCCCCTTGAGTTTTCATCTCCCCAGGAGTTTCTGGAGTCTCAAGTGCCCCAGGAGCCCCTAGATTCCTTGGAATCCCAGGAGTTCCTAGAGTTTTCAGCACCCCAGAAGTCCCTGGAGGGCTTAATAGCTGTTGAGACTTCAAAAGCTCCAGAGGTCCCACAAGTCCCCAGTGGGTTACAGGCTGCAGCTTTCCTACAGAATACC CTTGACTTCAATGAGGATGCCCAGAAGCTGCCTGAGTTCTTGGTTCAATGAAATAGTTATGTGAGAGTCAGAGTACACCAGTATCTCACTGAAGCAGCCCTGGTAAGCTTCATTGGTAACTGCTTCCCATGTGAGGCAGGGAGGTGGTTCCAGCCCTTAGTAGATATCCAAAGTCCCCTGATGAAgcaatttgaaattttaataagaGTGTTCCAGGATACTTTTGACAATCCAGAAAATATGCAGGATGCAAACTACTGCATCCATCAGCTCTGCCAAGGGGAGGACCTTGTCCAACAATATGCAACACATTTCC TCATTGCTCAAGAACTTAACTACGATCAAAGCActttctgtgtccagtttcaGGAAAGCTTTGCCAGGTCTATCAGATGACTCTCTCACATAAGTCCTGCCAGCAACTTGTCTGATCTGATCACCATGTGTATCAGCCTAGAAGAGAAGCTAAATGGTAAGCCTGTTCACAATCCATTTCAGACAAACAACTTTGAAGAAATAGATGGGCCTGAGAGCCCACCAGCTGAATACCAAACTGTTCAGGCTGCAGGCAACTGCCCATACCTTAGCAAAGCTGAATGGGCCTGTCATCTTTAAAGTCACTTGCTCCTCTACTGTG CTCCTGGTCATTTTGCCAGAGTTGGCCTTGTCAAGCCTTATCATACCATGCAGGCAGGAACCATCAAGGGCTGGTGGTAA